The Lactuca sativa cultivar Salinas chromosome 2, Lsat_Salinas_v11, whole genome shotgun sequence genome includes a window with the following:
- the LOC122196596 gene encoding uncharacterized protein LOC122196596, with product MAGFHIPGDPYFPNQGNARWIDDEPEQQIEEDPEEDPEENPEEEPKEEDKQEEEEEDEHEGEEEDEEEEEEEDEEEVEEDDDIVMVGNEMEEQPEVFNPPYITRVPAHRFGYNRPEPPWVTTIERWSRQQRQRSPYGNQRGYYDLIHGGPTDRALPVTIHRIASMDDRGRTTTDQVKELSAIVQSTTDRTRDLERDSHHRDQLIQDLLAARAETREYRERYMALEERIVAAERRLAELQGESTSSQAPSKKGRHD from the coding sequence ATGGCAGGATTTCACATACCCGGGGACCCGTACTTTCCTAATCAAGGAAACGCGCGGTGGATCGATGATGAGCCCGAGCAACAaatcgaagaggatcccgaagaggatcccgaagagaaTCCCGAAGAGGAACCCAAGGAGGAAGACAaacaagaagaagaggaggaagacgaACATGAAGGAGAGGaggaagacgaagaagaagaagaggaggaagacgaAGAAGAAGTAGAGGAAGATGATGATATAGTCATGGTTGGGAACGAAATGGAGGAACAACCGGAAGtattcaaccctccttacatcaCGAGGGTACCCGCACACCGTTTTGGATACAACAGACCTGAACCCCCTTGGGTAACGACGATCGAAAGGTGGAGCCGACAACAACGCCAGCGGTCACCATATGGCAACCAACGAGGTTATTATGACCTCATCCATGGtggaccgactgacagagccctccccgtCACGATACATCGAATAGCAAGTATGGATGATCGTGGTAGGACGACGACCGATCAGGTCAAGGAACTAAGCGCCATCGTACAGTCTACCACTGATCGTACTAGAGATCTGGAACGAGACTCCCACCACAGAGACCAACTCATTCAAGACCTTCTCGCTGCTCGAGCAGAAACAAGAGAGTATCGGGAAAGATACATGGCACTCGAAGAGAGAATAGTTGCAGCCGAACGGAGATTGGCAGAACTACAAGGCGAGTCGACATCATCTCAGGCTCCGTCAAAGAAGGGTCGTCATGATTAG